A stretch of DNA from Halobacteriovorax sp. JY17:
TTTTAAGACTACTGACCTGAAGAATCTGTCGATTGGCATTGGACTGAATATTTCCAAGATGGATTTGTTTAATATCAATTGTCTTTGATATCTTTTCACACTCTTTTCTAAGCTTTGATACTTTCTCTAAATTTAACTCTCTAATTGCAATAGATTCACTAATATTTTCATCATAGAGTTTATTTTCTGATGTTATTGAATCTAGCTCCTTCTTATAAAGAGCTATTGCTCCCTCACTCTTATCGTTTTCAATTCTTAGTTGATTCAGCTTTCTCTCAAGAGAGTCTCGCTGAATCTTACTTTCTTCAATAGAACTAAGAAGACTCTCCGCCTCCCCTTTAAGAGAAAAGTTATCACTTTCAAGTTGATTTAACTTAGCGGACTTTATTTTAAATATTTTTGAATACTTATCTATATCTTGCTTTCTCTTAATTAAATTACCTTCAAGCTCACTCTTTTGGTTCTCAAGTTCATTGAGGGATTTTTGAATTTGAAATATCTTTGACTCATGAGATTCGACAACTTCTCTCTTAGAGTCAACATCCATCTTTAAAGACTTAAGGTCTTCTGTTAAAGAAAAATATCTTGATTCCTCTTCATTATACTCTTTAAATAGAGAAGCTTTCTTATTTCCAAGTTCCTTTGATGTTGCTTCAATATCAGCAATCTCTTGCTTTAAATTCTTTTTCTTATCTCTTAGTTTAGTTAATTCTTTTTCCGACTTCTTTAACTCTATGACAACTTCATCAAGCTCTGATTGAATATTCGCTTCAAGAGTTCTAGACTCCTCTAAGTCATCTTTAAGGACTTCTATACTTTCATTTTTCTGATCAACTTCTTTATTCTTAAATTCGATATCACTAAGAAGTGAATTTATACTTTCCTTATTTACAATGATTTGCTTCTTATAGTCCTTAATAAGGTCGAAATTTGCTTTAAATATATTCTCTACTTCATTTTTATCGCGGTGATAATTTGAAAGTTTTTCAGCAAGTTGGCCGTTTTCCTTTCCTAGTTCAGAAATAGCGTTTTCTATTTCCGTCTTCCTCTCTTCAAGTCTTAAAAGTTCTTGCTCTAGAGATGAATTCTCTATTTCAAAGCTCATTTTTTCACTTTTTAAAGCATCAAGGTTTTTAGATAAGTCACTTACCTTGCCTTTCATTTCTGAAAGTGAATTTCTAAAATTTACATTCTTCTCTTTTTCAAACTCTAACTTCTTAGTAATAGTTTCTTGGACGCTGTCTAAAGTTATTGCATCTCTTCTTGCATCATTCAATTTATCTAATTCTTTCTTTCTAGACTTTTTCAATGTGATAATTGCAGATTCTTCGGCCTCAATATTACAGTGTTTAAGAGAGTCAACTGGTGGAGAGACCTTTTCCTCTACTTCATTAATTGATTTCGTTTGAAATTTTTCTTTATCAAATATTGGAGGTGTCACGACATCAACTTGATCAATACTATAATCAAAGTTAAAGATCTTAGTTTCTTCAATGATTGGAGGATAGACGCTCCACGTCTGTTCTAGGAAAGAGTTTTCTTTCTTTCCTTTGGTAACAGATTTTAATTTCTCATGTAAGTTAAACTTTTTCTTCGTCATGAAGATCCTCATTTTGCGCAATTGTACTCTTTAGTCTTATCGAGGATATTTAGATGAAAATTGAATGAAGCCTATTTTATTGAGAGAATCGGATGATTTTGCCCAAGACCGAGCAAAATACTCGGTCTAAAAGGCAGTAATTATATATGAATTGCTCTATCTTCCGTTGCCGCAAGACAAGCTTCTTTGAAACATTCTGTATAAGTTGGGTGTCCATGACAAATACGAGCAATATCTTCAGCAGATGCTCTAAACTCCATGGCCACAACAGCTTCTCCAATAAGGTCCGCACATCTAGCTCCAATCATATGAACACCTAAGATTTCGTCGGTTTCTTTATGAGCTAGAACCTTAACAAGTCCTTCTGACTCGTTCCCTGCTCTGGCCCTTCCTGATGCCTTAAATGGAAATGAACCTTTCTTATATGGAATACTAGAGGACTTTAGCTGTTCTTCAGTTTGTCCAACAGAAGAAACTTCTGGCCAAGTGTAAACAACACCTGGAATTAGATTGTAATTTAGGTGTGGCTTTTGTCCGGCTAGAAGCTCAGCAACATAGACGCCTTCTTCTTCAGCCTTATGGGCAAGCATTGGACCTTTTACAATATCACCAATCGCAAAAATATTATCGACACTAGTTCTAAGATTAGAGTCTGTTACAACAACTCCTCTCTCATCAACTTGTACTCCAGCATTTTCAAGCCCAAGTCCATCAGTAAATGGTCTTCTACCAACAGCAACTAAACAGTAATCACTCTCAAGAGTAACTTCTTTACCGTCTTTATTCTTCTTAGCTGTAACAGTAACTTTCTTACCCTTGGCCTCAACTGCAGTTACCCCGTGCCCAGCATAGAACTCCATCCCCTGCTTCTTAAGAACTCTTTGAAGAGTCTTACCAAGCTCTGCATCCATAGCGGCAATCATAGAATCAGCATATTCAACAACTGATACTTTTGAACCAAGTCTTAAAAAGACTTGCCCCATCTCAAGACCGATAACTCCGCCACCAATAACAATTAAATGCTTTGGAACTTCTTTCAGCTTTAGAGCCTCAGTAGAAGTAATCACTCTCTCTTTATCAATTTTTATAAATGGAAGAGTTGATGGTTTTGAACCTGTCGCTAGGACAATATTTTTCGCCTTAACTTCAATCTCTTCTTTTTCACCTTTTACAATGACAGTATTCTTATCTTTTAATGATCCAAGCCCTCTAAGAACTTCAATCTTATTCTTCTTCATTAGGAAATCAATTCCACCACAAGTATCAGAGACAACTTTCTGTACCCTTGCACTCATTTTGGAAATATCTACTTTAACTTTTCCTGTTTCAATTCCATGGTCAACAAAGTGGTGAGTGGCATCATAGAATCTTTCAGAAGACTCAAGCCATGCCTTTGATGGAATACATCCAACATTTAGACAAGTTCCCCCAAGAGTTGGATACTTTTCAACGATTGCAGTTTTAAAACCAAGTTGCGCCATTCTTATTGCGCAAACATAACCACCTGGACCTGAACCTATTACAACAACATCAAATTCTTTCACTTAAATCTCCTAAATTAGATGTCTAATAACATTCTAGAAGGGTCTTCAATAAGTTCCTTCACTGTTTTTAAGAAAGTTACTGACTCTTTACCGTCTACAACTCTATGGTCATAAGAAAGTGCTAAATACATCACAGGGTGAATTACTACTTGCCCGTTTACAGCAACAGGTCTTTCAACAATATTGTGCATTCCAAGAATCGCTGATTGTGGAATATTAATAATTGGCGTTGAAAGCATTGAACCAAATACTCCACCATTTGTGATTGTAAATGTTCCACCTTGCATTTCATCTATACCAAGCTTTCCATCTCTTCCCTTTAAAGCAAGACGACGAATTTCTTTTTCAATTTGAGCAAGACTCATGCTCTCTGCATTTCTAACAACTGGAACAACAAGACCTTTTGGAGTTGAAACGGCAATACCTACATCAGCGTAGTCGTGGTAAACAAGATTCTCACCATCAATTTGAGCGTTGACTCCAGGAACTTCTTTAAGTGCCATTGTACAGGCCTTCGTAAAAAATGACATGA
This window harbors:
- the lpdA gene encoding dihydrolipoyl dehydrogenase; protein product: MKEFDVVVIGSGPGGYVCAIRMAQLGFKTAIVEKYPTLGGTCLNVGCIPSKAWLESSERFYDATHHFVDHGIETGKVKVDISKMSARVQKVVSDTCGGIDFLMKKNKIEVLRGLGSLKDKNTVIVKGEKEEIEVKAKNIVLATGSKPSTLPFIKIDKERVITSTEALKLKEVPKHLIVIGGGVIGLEMGQVFLRLGSKVSVVEYADSMIAAMDAELGKTLQRVLKKQGMEFYAGHGVTAVEAKGKKVTVTAKKNKDGKEVTLESDYCLVAVGRRPFTDGLGLENAGVQVDERGVVVTDSNLRTSVDNIFAIGDIVKGPMLAHKAEEEGVYVAELLAGQKPHLNYNLIPGVVYTWPEVSSVGQTEEQLKSSSIPYKKGSFPFKASGRARAGNESEGLVKVLAHKETDEILGVHMIGARCADLIGEAVVAMEFRASAEDIARICHGHPTYTECFKEACLAATEDRAIHI